In Phacochoerus africanus isolate WHEZ1 chromosome 14, ROS_Pafr_v1, whole genome shotgun sequence, one genomic interval encodes:
- the LOC125115129 gene encoding uncharacterized protein LOC125115129 isoform X3 gives MGLVRGTGLSASRLVGTWALRSREQSRQCFHRGTQLCPRCRISKKSPKALGCHCLGDQEEIRPQMGGEGRPVKTQGDSGHPQAKERGLRRTHPIDALILDF, from the exons ATGGGACTTGTGCGAGGCACGGGGCTGAGCGCCTCGAGGCTGGTGGGGACTTGGGCGCTGCGAAGTAGGGAGCAGAGTAG GCAGTGTTTTCACCGGGGGACCCAACTTTGCCCGCGCTGCCGAATCTCCAAGAAGTCGCCGAAAGCGCTCGGCTGCCACTGCCTCGGGGACCAAGAG GAAATCAGGCCACAGATGGGCGGAGAGGGAAGACCAGTGAAGACACAGGGCGACAGTGGacatccacaagccaaggagagaggcctcagaagaaccCACCCTATCGAcgctttgatcttggacttctag
- the ZNF232 gene encoding zinc finger protein 232 isoform X2, producing MLSVHLSLGGKRMICAYVTVVPLKDSRWYGPSPEPVQANMAASLTAAKMLALPGTRHQEKIMMMETREEKQAWKRETGLRGNYSPSQEIFRQRFRQLCYQEAPGPREALRRLRALCCEWLRPERHTKEQILEFLVLEQFLTILPEELQSRVRGHHPQSAEEAVTVLEDLEKGHDEPGPQVPGPARGPAQQEPREEKAPLGAAQEKAGIQLQPRDTRPFPESEQVYLHFPSVTTEDDAEPEDKGSLPQPPITEVEAQVLREKLTSSTSTFEAASEAEAPFEEQQRNLRGERPRRSPARGKSFGQMVVTHKTPPPGKKDHECLECGKAFIYNSHLIIHQRIHSGEKPYKCSDCGKTFNQSSNLIQHQRIHTGEKPYECRECGKAFRWSAHLVQHQRIHSGEKPFECNECGKAFSQSSYLSQHLRIHSGEKPFLCRECGKAYRWSSELVRHQRVHAGKEPFPGTRGRKPPDRTGLLSNQF from the exons ATGCTGAGTGTGCACTTATCGCTTGGGGGGAAAAGGATGATTTGTGCTTATGTTACAGTGGTGCCCCTGAAAGACTCCCGCTGGTATGGGCCTTCTCCAGAGCCAGTCCAGGCCAACATGGCTGCATCACTAACAGCAGCTAAAATGCTGGCCCTTCCGGGTACACGGCATCAAGAGAAGATTATGATGATGGAGACAAGGGAAGAGAAACAGGCTTGGAAGCGTGAGACCGGGCTACGTGGGAACTACTCTCCCAGCCAGGAGATCTTCCGCCAGCGCTTCAGGCAGCTCTGCTACCAGGAGGCTCCTGGTCCCCGAGAGGCCCTGCGCCGACTAAGGGCACTCTGCTGCGAGTGGCTGAGGCCTGAGAGGCACACCAAGGAgcagatcctggagttcctggtgCTGGAGCAATTCCTGACCATCCTGCCCGAGGAGCTCCAGTCCCGGGTGCGGGGACATCACCCTCAGAGTGCAGAGGAGGCTGTGACAGTGCTGGAGGATTTAGAGAAGGGACATGATGAACCAGGACCGCAG GTCCCAGGCCCTGCACGTGGACCTGCACAGCAAGAGCCGAGGGAGGAGAAGGCACCTCTCGGAGCAGCCCAGGAGAAAGCAGGCATCCAGCTCCAGCCTCGGGACACCCGGCCTTTCCCAGAGAGTG AACAGGTATATTTACATTTTCCATCAGTTACTACAGAAGATGATGCAGAGCCCGAGGACAAAGGCTCATTGCCACAGCCGCCCATTACTGAGGTGGAAGCACAGGTGCTCAGGGAAAAACTCACCTCCAGCACCTCTACGTTTGAAGCTGCTTCGGAAGCTGAGGCCCCTTTCGAGGAGCAGCAGAGAAATCTCCGAGGGGAGAGACCGCGGCGGTCCCCCGCCCGGGGGAAGAGCTTCGGGCAGATGGTCGTCACCCATAAGACACCTCCCCCAGGGAAGAAAGACCACGAATGCCTTGAATGTGGTAAAGCCTTCATTTACAACTCACACCTTATAATCCACCAGAGAATTCATTCCggagagaaaccctataaatGCAGTGACTGTGGGAAAACCTTCAACCAGAGCTCAAACCTCATTCAGCACCAGAGAattcacacaggagagaagcccTACGAATGTCgtgaatgtgggaaggccttcaggtGGAGCGCTCACCTCGTTCAGCATCAGAGGATTCATTCGGGGGAGAAGCCCTTCGAGTGTAATgagtgtgggaaggccttcagtcAGAGCTCCTATCTAAGTCAGCACCTGCGAATCCACAGCGGAGAGAAGCCTTTCCTATGCAGAGAATGTGGGAAGGCCTACAGGTGGAGTTCAGAGCTTGTTAGGCATCAGAGAGTTCATGCTGGGAAAGAGCCCTTCCCGGGGACCCGGGGGAGAAAGCCTCCAGACAGAACTGGGCTTTTGTCTAATCAGTTTTAG
- the ZNF594 gene encoding zinc finger protein 594 has translation MLEEETELVSLDYETWNKMKDWKSKMEISEEKDSASAVSERLQREISQECQLVESSDPEDRPLRNWVSPLEDAVEQPPFQERGIRDVNVIPKKAVSGKRGHGCKERGKILSTGESAHTYEVCAQSFKQESQVTEHQKTDNMKKTYECKQCGKTFNRSSNLIIHQRIHTGKKPYVCSECGKDFNQSSNLIIHQRIHTGKKPYICHECGKDFNQSSNLVRHKRVHNHENPYECKECGKAFKGNSNLVLHQRIHRGGKPYVCNECGKAFNQSSDLIIHHRIHTGEKPFECYECGQTFSQSSHLVTHQRIHTGEKPFKCNNCEKAFRQHSRLTEHQRLHSGERPYECHECGKSFTGRTAFTKHQRLHTGKHVECKQACTSDLDLIQHQRVHREEKPYECTECGKTFRGSSDLIRHWITHTGEKPYECSKCGKAFSQRSHLVTHQKIHTGEKPHQCNECGKAFRQRSLLIQHHRIHSGEKPYECKECAKAFIWHTAFLKHQRLHHGETFEECEETFSQEELLREEQRIRQEEKAYQCNQCGRIFQSSSDLIRHQVTHSEEKPFECKECGKTFNQSSDLIRHHRIHSGEKPYICNKCGKSFRGSSDLIKHHRVHTGEKPYGCPKCGKAFSQNSHLVTHQRIHTGEKPFECSNCQKAFSGRTAFLKHQECHTGRELGEHKRVLQQDLFSLVTQA, from the exons ATGCTGGAAGAGGAGACAGAGCTGGTCTCACTAG ATTATGAGACCTGGAATAAGATGAAAGATTGGAAGTCAAAGATggaaatttctgaagaaaaagatTCAGCAAGTGCTGTATCAGAAAGACTCCAAAGAGAGATCTCCCAGGAATGTCAGTTAGTGGAAAGCAGTGATCCTGAGGACAGACCACTGAGGAACTGGGTAAGCCCCTTAGAGGATGCAGTGGAACAACCCCCTTTCCAAGAGAGAGGCATAAGGGATGTGAATGTGATCCCCAAGAAAGCTGTTTCAGGAAAGAGAGGCCATGGAtgtaaggaaagaggaaaaatacttTCTACAGGAGAAAGCGCCCACACATATGAAGTCTGTGCCCAGAGCTTCAAACAGGAGTCACAAGTAACTGAACATCAGAAAACTGATAATATGAAGAAAACTTATGAATGTAAACAATGTGGGAAAACTTTCAATCGGAGCTCAAATCTGATTatacatcagagaattcatacaggAAAGAAACCCTATGTATGCAGTGAATGTGGAAAAGACTTTAATCAAAGTTCAAATCTTATTatacatcagagaattcatacaggAAAGAAACCTTATATATGTCATGAATGTGGCAAAGACTTCAATCAGAGCTCTAACCTGGTTCGACATAAGAGAGTTCATAACCATGAGAATCCCTATGAATGTAAAgagtgtgggaaggccttcaaGGGAAACTCGAACCTTGTCCTGCACCAAAGAATTCACCGTGGAGGGAAGCCATATgtatgtaatgaatgtgggaaggccttcaatCAAAGCTCAGATCTTATAATACATCAtagaattcacactggagagaaaccctttgAATGTTATGAATGTGGACAAACCTTCAGTCAGAGTTCACACCTTGTCACACATCAGAGAATACATACTGGAGAAAAACCCTTCAAGTGCAATAACTGTGAAAAGGCCTTCAGGCAGCATTCACGCCTCACTGAACACCAGAGACTCCACAGCGGGGAGAGACCCTATGAATGTCACGAATGTGGGAAATCCTTCACTGGGCGCACAGCCTTTACTAAACATCAGAGACTACATACTGGAAAGCATGTTGAATGTAAACAAGCCTGCACTTCTGACTTGGACCTTATCCAACACCAGAGAGTTCACAGGGAAGAAAAACCTTATGAATGTACAGAGTGCGGAAAAACCTTCCGGGGAAGTTCAGATCTAATTCGGCATTGGAtaactcacactggagagaaaccctatgaatgtagtaaatgtgggaaagcctttagcCAGAGGTCACACCTTGTTACCCATCAGAAaatccacactggagagaaaccccaTCAGtgcaatgaatgtgggaaagccttccgACAGCGTTCACTCCTTATCCAGCATCATAGAATCCACAGTGGTGAGAAACCCTATGAGTGTAAGGAATGTGCAAAAGCCTTCATCTGGCACACAGCTTTTCTCAAACATCAAAGACTTCATCATGGAGAGACATTTGAGGAATGTGAGGAAACATTCAGCCAGGAAGAGTTGCTTAGAGAAGAGCAGAGAATTCGCCAAGAAGAGAAAGCTTATCAGTGCAATCAGTGTGGTAGAATTTTCCAAAGCAGCTCAGACCTCATCCGACATCAGGTAACTCATTCAGAAGAGAAACCCTTTGAATGTAAAGAATGTGGGAAGACTTTTAATCAGAGCTCAGACCTTATAAGACATCATAGAATTCATAGTGGAGAAAAACCTTATATATGCAATAAATGTGGGAAGTCTTTCAggggcagctcagatctcatTAAACACCACCGtgttcacactggagagaaaccctatggaTGCCCTaaatgtgggaaggccttcagccAGAACTCACACCTTGTTACTCaccagagaattcacactggagagaaaccctttgAATGTAGCAACTGTCAGAAGGCCTTCAGTGGGCGCACAGCTTTCCTTAAACATCAGGAATGTCATACTGGAAGGGAGCTTGGGGAACACAAGAGAGTCCTCCAACAGGACTTATTTTCATTGGTAACACAGGCCTGA
- the LOC125115127 gene encoding uncharacterized protein LOC125115127: protein MNNFWSHQRRSLPSMTRSPSLSCTPSSWRRQGAWMGSSPSPATSRTTSVPRGNSPGGAGPGRAARRTSKPWDGAASGSPGEAPGTSEALAMRPDKGRLRPQPRSPGLHAWPLWGRVAEPPSLSLSLDASSAALEDAQQLVTGVWGPSEGSCGQAAPRPRQAPDSASTLRLPRRPRRPLGPTCALVFPRL, encoded by the coding sequence ATGAATAACTTTTGGAGTCACCAAAGAAGGTCCTTACCCAGCATGACCCGGTCCCCCTCACTCTCCTGCACTCCGTCCTCCTGGAGACGGCAGGGTGCATGGATGGgcagctctcccagcccagccaCCTCCCGCACGACCTCTGTGCCCAGAGGTAACAGTCCTGGAGGCGCAGGGCCTGGCCGCGCCGCCAGGAGGACCTCAAAGCCGTGGGATGGGGCTGCGAGTGGGAGTCCAGGGGAGGCACCAGGCACTAGCGAGGCCCTGGCGATGAGGCCAGATAAGGGGAGACTGAGACCTCAGCCCAGGAGCCCCGGGCTGCACGCATGGCCACTGTGGGGCCGCGTCGCCGAGCCCCCGTCACTGTCCCTGTCACTCGACGCTTCCTCCGCCGCCTTGGAGGACGCCCAGCAACTGGTCACGGGGGTGTGGGGCCCTTCCGAGGGAAGCTGTGGCcaggccgccccccgcccccgacagGCGCCAGATTCAGCGAGTACTCTCCGTCTTCCTAGGCGCCCCAGGCGCCCGCTTGGGCCCACGTGTGCGCTTGTTTTCCCAAGGCTCTGA
- the ZNF232 gene encoding zinc finger protein 232 isoform X1 codes for MLSVHLSLGGKRMICAYVTVVPLKDSRWYGPSPEPVQANMAASLTAAKMLALPGTRHQEKIMMMETREEKQAWKRETGLRGNYSPSQEIFRQRFRQLCYQEAPGPREALRRLRALCCEWLRPERHTKEQILEFLVLEQFLTILPEELQSRVRGHHPQSAEEAVTVLEDLEKGHDEPGPQVGRGTRSVVGASSVICRLDRGAAGGGLAKFKPLAGQVPGPARGPAQQEPREEKAPLGAAQEKAGIQLQPRDTRPFPESEQVYLHFPSVTTEDDAEPEDKGSLPQPPITEVEAQVLREKLTSSTSTFEAASEAEAPFEEQQRNLRGERPRRSPARGKSFGQMVVTHKTPPPGKKDHECLECGKAFIYNSHLIIHQRIHSGEKPYKCSDCGKTFNQSSNLIQHQRIHTGEKPYECRECGKAFRWSAHLVQHQRIHSGEKPFECNECGKAFSQSSYLSQHLRIHSGEKPFLCRECGKAYRWSSELVRHQRVHAGKEPFPGTRGRKPPDRTGLLSNQF; via the exons ATGCTGAGTGTGCACTTATCGCTTGGGGGGAAAAGGATGATTTGTGCTTATGTTACAGTGGTGCCCCTGAAAGACTCCCGCTGGTATGGGCCTTCTCCAGAGCCAGTCCAGGCCAACATGGCTGCATCACTAACAGCAGCTAAAATGCTGGCCCTTCCGGGTACACGGCATCAAGAGAAGATTATGATGATGGAGACAAGGGAAGAGAAACAGGCTTGGAAGCGTGAGACCGGGCTACGTGGGAACTACTCTCCCAGCCAGGAGATCTTCCGCCAGCGCTTCAGGCAGCTCTGCTACCAGGAGGCTCCTGGTCCCCGAGAGGCCCTGCGCCGACTAAGGGCACTCTGCTGCGAGTGGCTGAGGCCTGAGAGGCACACCAAGGAgcagatcctggagttcctggtgCTGGAGCAATTCCTGACCATCCTGCCCGAGGAGCTCCAGTCCCGGGTGCGGGGACATCACCCTCAGAGTGCAGAGGAGGCTGTGACAGTGCTGGAGGATTTAGAGAAGGGACATGATGAACCAGGACCGCAGGTGGGAAGGGGAACACGGTCCGTTGTGGGAGCCAGCTCAGTGATCTGCAGGCTGGAcagaggggcagcaggagggggacTTGCCAAGTTCAAGCCTCTCGCAGGCCAG GTCCCAGGCCCTGCACGTGGACCTGCACAGCAAGAGCCGAGGGAGGAGAAGGCACCTCTCGGAGCAGCCCAGGAGAAAGCAGGCATCCAGCTCCAGCCTCGGGACACCCGGCCTTTCCCAGAGAGTG AACAGGTATATTTACATTTTCCATCAGTTACTACAGAAGATGATGCAGAGCCCGAGGACAAAGGCTCATTGCCACAGCCGCCCATTACTGAGGTGGAAGCACAGGTGCTCAGGGAAAAACTCACCTCCAGCACCTCTACGTTTGAAGCTGCTTCGGAAGCTGAGGCCCCTTTCGAGGAGCAGCAGAGAAATCTCCGAGGGGAGAGACCGCGGCGGTCCCCCGCCCGGGGGAAGAGCTTCGGGCAGATGGTCGTCACCCATAAGACACCTCCCCCAGGGAAGAAAGACCACGAATGCCTTGAATGTGGTAAAGCCTTCATTTACAACTCACACCTTATAATCCACCAGAGAATTCATTCCggagagaaaccctataaatGCAGTGACTGTGGGAAAACCTTCAACCAGAGCTCAAACCTCATTCAGCACCAGAGAattcacacaggagagaagcccTACGAATGTCgtgaatgtgggaaggccttcaggtGGAGCGCTCACCTCGTTCAGCATCAGAGGATTCATTCGGGGGAGAAGCCCTTCGAGTGTAATgagtgtgggaaggccttcagtcAGAGCTCCTATCTAAGTCAGCACCTGCGAATCCACAGCGGAGAGAAGCCTTTCCTATGCAGAGAATGTGGGAAGGCCTACAGGTGGAGTTCAGAGCTTGTTAGGCATCAGAGAGTTCATGCTGGGAAAGAGCCCTTCCCGGGGACCCGGGGGAGAAAGCCTCCAGACAGAACTGGGCTTTTGTCTAATCAGTTTTAG
- the ZNF232 gene encoding zinc finger protein 232 isoform X3 — protein MAASLTAAKMLALPGTRHQEKIMMMETREEKQAWKRETGLRGNYSPSQEIFRQRFRQLCYQEAPGPREALRRLRALCCEWLRPERHTKEQILEFLVLEQFLTILPEELQSRVRGHHPQSAEEAVTVLEDLEKGHDEPGPQVGRGTRSVVGASSVICRLDRGAAGGGLAKFKPLAGQVPGPARGPAQQEPREEKAPLGAAQEKAGIQLQPRDTRPFPESEQVYLHFPSVTTEDDAEPEDKGSLPQPPITEVEAQVLREKLTSSTSTFEAASEAEAPFEEQQRNLRGERPRRSPARGKSFGQMVVTHKTPPPGKKDHECLECGKAFIYNSHLIIHQRIHSGEKPYKCSDCGKTFNQSSNLIQHQRIHTGEKPYECRECGKAFRWSAHLVQHQRIHSGEKPFECNECGKAFSQSSYLSQHLRIHSGEKPFLCRECGKAYRWSSELVRHQRVHAGKEPFPGTRGRKPPDRTGLLSNQF, from the exons ATGGCTGCATCACTAACAGCAGCTAAAATGCTGGCCCTTCCGGGTACACGGCATCAAGAGAAGATTATGATGATGGAGACAAGGGAAGAGAAACAGGCTTGGAAGCGTGAGACCGGGCTACGTGGGAACTACTCTCCCAGCCAGGAGATCTTCCGCCAGCGCTTCAGGCAGCTCTGCTACCAGGAGGCTCCTGGTCCCCGAGAGGCCCTGCGCCGACTAAGGGCACTCTGCTGCGAGTGGCTGAGGCCTGAGAGGCACACCAAGGAgcagatcctggagttcctggtgCTGGAGCAATTCCTGACCATCCTGCCCGAGGAGCTCCAGTCCCGGGTGCGGGGACATCACCCTCAGAGTGCAGAGGAGGCTGTGACAGTGCTGGAGGATTTAGAGAAGGGACATGATGAACCAGGACCGCAGGTGGGAAGGGGAACACGGTCCGTTGTGGGAGCCAGCTCAGTGATCTGCAGGCTGGAcagaggggcagcaggagggggacTTGCCAAGTTCAAGCCTCTCGCAGGCCAG GTCCCAGGCCCTGCACGTGGACCTGCACAGCAAGAGCCGAGGGAGGAGAAGGCACCTCTCGGAGCAGCCCAGGAGAAAGCAGGCATCCAGCTCCAGCCTCGGGACACCCGGCCTTTCCCAGAGAGTG AACAGGTATATTTACATTTTCCATCAGTTACTACAGAAGATGATGCAGAGCCCGAGGACAAAGGCTCATTGCCACAGCCGCCCATTACTGAGGTGGAAGCACAGGTGCTCAGGGAAAAACTCACCTCCAGCACCTCTACGTTTGAAGCTGCTTCGGAAGCTGAGGCCCCTTTCGAGGAGCAGCAGAGAAATCTCCGAGGGGAGAGACCGCGGCGGTCCCCCGCCCGGGGGAAGAGCTTCGGGCAGATGGTCGTCACCCATAAGACACCTCCCCCAGGGAAGAAAGACCACGAATGCCTTGAATGTGGTAAAGCCTTCATTTACAACTCACACCTTATAATCCACCAGAGAATTCATTCCggagagaaaccctataaatGCAGTGACTGTGGGAAAACCTTCAACCAGAGCTCAAACCTCATTCAGCACCAGAGAattcacacaggagagaagcccTACGAATGTCgtgaatgtgggaaggccttcaggtGGAGCGCTCACCTCGTTCAGCATCAGAGGATTCATTCGGGGGAGAAGCCCTTCGAGTGTAATgagtgtgggaaggccttcagtcAGAGCTCCTATCTAAGTCAGCACCTGCGAATCCACAGCGGAGAGAAGCCTTTCCTATGCAGAGAATGTGGGAAGGCCTACAGGTGGAGTTCAGAGCTTGTTAGGCATCAGAGAGTTCATGCTGGGAAAGAGCCCTTCCCGGGGACCCGGGGGAGAAAGCCTCCAGACAGAACTGGGCTTTTGTCTAATCAGTTTTAG
- the LOC125115129 gene encoding uncharacterized protein LOC125115129 isoform X1: MGLVRGTGLSASRLVGTWALRSREQSSPRASHRDSAATPITPAVPPTRTLVLTDLYHALQAVFSPGDPTLPALPNLQEVAESARLPLPRGPRGNQATDGRRGKTSEDTGRQWTSTSQGERPQKNPPYRRFDLGLLASRILRK; encoded by the exons ATGGGACTTGTGCGAGGCACGGGGCTGAGCGCCTCGAGGCTGGTGGGGACTTGGGCGCTGCGAAGTAGGGAGCAGAGTAG CCCCAGGGCGTCGCACCGGGACTCTGCTGCGACTCCCATCACTCCTGCGGTGCCGCCGACGAGAACGCTGGTGTTGACTGACTTGTACCACGCTTTGCAGGCAGTGTTTTCACCGGGGGACCCAACTTTGCCCGCGCTGCCGAATCTCCAAGAAGTCGCCGAAAGCGCTCGGCTGCCACTGCCTCGGGGACCAAGAG GAAATCAGGCCACAGATGGGCGGAGAGGGAAGACCAGTGAAGACACAGGGCGACAGTGGacatccacaagccaaggagagaggcctcagaagaaccCACCCTATCGAcgctttgatcttggacttctagcttccagaatcttaagaaaataa
- the LOC125115129 gene encoding uncharacterized protein LOC125115129 isoform X2, with protein MGLVRGTGLSASRLVGTWALRSREQSSPRASHRDSAATPITPAVPPTRTLVLTDLYHALQAVFSPGDPTLPALPNLQEVAESARLPLPRGPREEKAETRREQMIYSRLSCVPRQNSC; from the exons ATGGGACTTGTGCGAGGCACGGGGCTGAGCGCCTCGAGGCTGGTGGGGACTTGGGCGCTGCGAAGTAGGGAGCAGAGTAG CCCCAGGGCGTCGCACCGGGACTCTGCTGCGACTCCCATCACTCCTGCGGTGCCGCCGACGAGAACGCTGGTGTTGACTGACTTGTACCACGCTTTGCAGGCAGTGTTTTCACCGGGGGACCCAACTTTGCCCGCGCTGCCGAATCTCCAAGAAGTCGCCGAAAGCGCTCGGCTGCCACTGCCTCGGGGACCAAGAG AGGAGAAAGCTGAGACTAGGAGAGAGCAAATGATTTACTCGAGGCTGAGTTGTGTCCCCCGGCAAAATTCATGCTGA
- the LOC125115129 gene encoding uncharacterized protein LOC125115129 isoform X4 yields the protein MGLVRGTGLSASRLVGTWALRSREQSSPRASHRDSAATPITPAVPPTRTLVLTDLYHALQAVFSPGDPTLPALPNLQEVAESARLPLPRGPRDVSPE from the exons ATGGGACTTGTGCGAGGCACGGGGCTGAGCGCCTCGAGGCTGGTGGGGACTTGGGCGCTGCGAAGTAGGGAGCAGAGTAG CCCCAGGGCGTCGCACCGGGACTCTGCTGCGACTCCCATCACTCCTGCGGTGCCGCCGACGAGAACGCTGGTGTTGACTGACTTGTACCACGCTTTGCAGGCAGTGTTTTCACCGGGGGACCCAACTTTGCCCGCGCTGCCGAATCTCCAAGAAGTCGCCGAAAGCGCTCGGCTGCCACTGCCTCGGGGACCAAGAG
- the ZNF232 gene encoding zinc finger protein 232 isoform X4, protein MAASLTAAKMLALPGTRHQEKIMMMETREEKQAWKRETGLRGNYSPSQEIFRQRFRQLCYQEAPGPREALRRLRALCCEWLRPERHTKEQILEFLVLEQFLTILPEELQSRVRGHHPQSAEEAVTVLEDLEKGHDEPGPQVPGPARGPAQQEPREEKAPLGAAQEKAGIQLQPRDTRPFPESEQVYLHFPSVTTEDDAEPEDKGSLPQPPITEVEAQVLREKLTSSTSTFEAASEAEAPFEEQQRNLRGERPRRSPARGKSFGQMVVTHKTPPPGKKDHECLECGKAFIYNSHLIIHQRIHSGEKPYKCSDCGKTFNQSSNLIQHQRIHTGEKPYECRECGKAFRWSAHLVQHQRIHSGEKPFECNECGKAFSQSSYLSQHLRIHSGEKPFLCRECGKAYRWSSELVRHQRVHAGKEPFPGTRGRKPPDRTGLLSNQF, encoded by the exons ATGGCTGCATCACTAACAGCAGCTAAAATGCTGGCCCTTCCGGGTACACGGCATCAAGAGAAGATTATGATGATGGAGACAAGGGAAGAGAAACAGGCTTGGAAGCGTGAGACCGGGCTACGTGGGAACTACTCTCCCAGCCAGGAGATCTTCCGCCAGCGCTTCAGGCAGCTCTGCTACCAGGAGGCTCCTGGTCCCCGAGAGGCCCTGCGCCGACTAAGGGCACTCTGCTGCGAGTGGCTGAGGCCTGAGAGGCACACCAAGGAgcagatcctggagttcctggtgCTGGAGCAATTCCTGACCATCCTGCCCGAGGAGCTCCAGTCCCGGGTGCGGGGACATCACCCTCAGAGTGCAGAGGAGGCTGTGACAGTGCTGGAGGATTTAGAGAAGGGACATGATGAACCAGGACCGCAG GTCCCAGGCCCTGCACGTGGACCTGCACAGCAAGAGCCGAGGGAGGAGAAGGCACCTCTCGGAGCAGCCCAGGAGAAAGCAGGCATCCAGCTCCAGCCTCGGGACACCCGGCCTTTCCCAGAGAGTG AACAGGTATATTTACATTTTCCATCAGTTACTACAGAAGATGATGCAGAGCCCGAGGACAAAGGCTCATTGCCACAGCCGCCCATTACTGAGGTGGAAGCACAGGTGCTCAGGGAAAAACTCACCTCCAGCACCTCTACGTTTGAAGCTGCTTCGGAAGCTGAGGCCCCTTTCGAGGAGCAGCAGAGAAATCTCCGAGGGGAGAGACCGCGGCGGTCCCCCGCCCGGGGGAAGAGCTTCGGGCAGATGGTCGTCACCCATAAGACACCTCCCCCAGGGAAGAAAGACCACGAATGCCTTGAATGTGGTAAAGCCTTCATTTACAACTCACACCTTATAATCCACCAGAGAATTCATTCCggagagaaaccctataaatGCAGTGACTGTGGGAAAACCTTCAACCAGAGCTCAAACCTCATTCAGCACCAGAGAattcacacaggagagaagcccTACGAATGTCgtgaatgtgggaaggccttcaggtGGAGCGCTCACCTCGTTCAGCATCAGAGGATTCATTCGGGGGAGAAGCCCTTCGAGTGTAATgagtgtgggaaggccttcagtcAGAGCTCCTATCTAAGTCAGCACCTGCGAATCCACAGCGGAGAGAAGCCTTTCCTATGCAGAGAATGTGGGAAGGCCTACAGGTGGAGTTCAGAGCTTGTTAGGCATCAGAGAGTTCATGCTGGGAAAGAGCCCTTCCCGGGGACCCGGGGGAGAAAGCCTCCAGACAGAACTGGGCTTTTGTCTAATCAGTTTTAG